The proteins below are encoded in one region of Triticum aestivum cultivar Chinese Spring chromosome 1B, IWGSC CS RefSeq v2.1, whole genome shotgun sequence:
- the LOC123150314 gene encoding DIMBOA UDP-glucosyltransferase BX9 gives MAGDGRRVVVFPFPFHGHATPLLRLASVLHTRGFAVTIFHTELRAPDPAEYPADYRFVPLRVDVPPELMASEDIAGMVTAMSEYSEAPFKERLTAALAEEGAGVRCVIADVAWYKALSVSSALGVPAMGVMTASAANYRVYMAYPMLIEKGYLPVQEARREDLVQELPPYRVKDLLRLEASSLQGFADLLRNTIEAPRQSAGLIFNTLRAIEADDLDTIRQEESLPVFALAPLHKLAPPGNTSSSLYGETQADRECLDWLDTQEPGSVVYVSFGSLAAMDPHEFVELAWGLAASKRPFLWVVRPTLIRGYESGQLPDGLDEQIRDHGRLVSWAPQVEVLAHPAVGAFITHSGWNSTVEAVSEGVPMICLPLHGDQFSNARYVCDVWKVGVEIEASSAAGQNLERGKIKAAIDKIVHDKGIRERMDAFKLAADEAVNSQTEVKALVDLINSF, from the exons atggccggagacGGGCGTCGCGTGGTGGTCTTCCCCTTCCCGTTCCACGGCCACGCCACCCCCCTCCTCCGCCTCGCCAGCGTTCTCCACACCCGCGGCTTCGCGGTGACCATCTTCCACACCGAGCTCCGGGCGCCCGACCCGGCCGAGTACCCCGCGGACTACCGCTTCGTGCCCCTGCGCGTGGACGTGCCCCCGGAGCTGATGGCGTCCGAGGACATCGCGGGGATGGTCACGGCCATGAGCGAGTACTCCGAGGCGCCCTTCAAGGAACGCCTGACCGCGGCGCTCGCCGAGGAAGGCGCCGGTGTCCGGTGCGTCATCGCCGACGTCGCCTGGTACAAGGCCCTGTCGGTGTCCAGCGCCCTCGGCGTGCCGGCGATGGGCGTCATGACGGCCAGCGCCGCCAACTACCGGGTTTACATGGCGTACCCGATGTTGATTGAGAAGGGCTACCTGCCTGTACAAG AGGCGCGCAGGGAGGATCTGGTCCAGGAGCTGCCGCCGTACCGTGTGAAAGATCTGCTACGGCTCGAGGCATCCAGCCTCCAGGGCTTCGCCGACCTGCTCCGGAACACCATCGAGGCACCGCGCCAGTCCGCAGGcctcatattcaacaccttgaggGCCATTGAGGCCGACGACCTGGACACGATCCGCCAGGAGGAGTCCCTCCCGGTCTTCGCCCTCGCCCCTCTCCACAAGCTGGCGCCGCCGGGCAACACCAGCAGCAGCCTGTACGGCGAGACGCAGGCGGACCGCGAGTGCCTCGATTGGCTCGACACGCAGGAACCAGGCAGTGTGGTGTACGTGAGCTTCGGGAGCCTGGCCGCCATGGACCCGCACGAGTTCGTGGAGCTGGCGTGGGGGCTCGCCGCCAGCAAGCGGCCGTTCCTCTGGGTCGTCAGGCCCACGCTCATCCGCGGCTACGAGTCCGGCCAGCTGCCCGACGGGCTCGACGAGCAGATCCGTGATCATGGCAGGCTCGTCAGCTGGGCACCGCAGGTGGAGGTGCTCGCCCACCCTGCGGTAGGCGCCTTCATCACGCACAGCGGCTGGAACTCCACGGTGGAAGCCGTGTCGGAGGGCGTGCCGATGATATGCCTCCCGTTGCACGGAGACCAGTTCAGCAACGCCAGGTACGTGTGCGATGTCTGGAAGGTGGGAGTGGAGATCGAGGCGTCGTCGGCGGCTGGGCAGAACCTGGAGAGAGGGAAGATCAAGGCTGCCATCGACAAGATTGTGCACGACAAAGGGATTAGAGAGAGGATGGATGCCTTCAAATTAGCTGCAGATGAAGCAGTTAACTCCCAAACTGAGGTGAAAGCTTTGGTTGATCTCATAAACTCGTTTTAA